In the genome of Altererythrobacter sp. TH136, one region contains:
- the yidD gene encoding membrane protein insertion efficiency factor YidD translates to MKQALILIARAWQWGPSRILPPSCRYAPSCSQYAIEALQKHGGLRGGWMAMKRIMRCHPWGGHGYDPVP, encoded by the coding sequence TTGAAGCAGGCGCTGATCCTGATCGCGCGGGCGTGGCAGTGGGGCCCCAGCCGTATTCTGCCGCCAAGCTGCCGCTACGCGCCCTCGTGCTCCCAGTACGCGATCGAGGCGCTGCAGAAGCACGGCGGATTGAGGGGTGGATGGATGGCCATGAAGCGTATAATGCGCTGCCACCCCTGGGGCGGGCACGGCTACGACCCGGTG
- the rnpA gene encoding ribonuclease P protein component, whose translation MTVEIIRKRADFISANRGIRVARPGFVLLAHPNGGRGTRFGVTVTKKIGNAVVRNRMKRRFRELLRAALPSAGLADHDHVLIGRDGGVERDFALLREELALALSRAAAGRGDPPRRRKPPSSKPQSAGR comes from the coding sequence ATGACCGTCGAGATCATCCGCAAGCGGGCCGATTTCATCAGCGCGAATCGCGGCATCCGCGTGGCGCGGCCGGGGTTTGTGCTGCTGGCGCATCCCAATGGCGGGCGCGGAACGCGGTTCGGGGTCACCGTCACCAAGAAGATCGGCAACGCGGTGGTCCGCAATCGGATGAAGCGGCGCTTCCGCGAATTGCTGCGCGCGGCGTTGCCCTCCGCCGGTCTCGCCGATCACGACCATGTGCTGATCGGCCGCGATGGGGGGGTGGAGCGCGACTTTGCCCTGCTCCGCGAGGAACTCGCCCTCGCGCTGTCCCGCGCGGCGGCGGGCAGGGGCGATCCCCCGCGCCGGCGCAAACCCCCAAGCTCCAAGCCCCAAAGCGCCGGGCGTTGA
- the rpmH gene encoding 50S ribosomal protein L34 codes for MKRTFQPSNLVRARRHGFFARKATPGGRNILRARRARGRKKLCA; via the coding sequence ATGAAGCGGACATTCCAGCCCAGCAATCTCGTGCGCGCCCGTCGCCACGGTTTCTTCGCCCGCAAGGCGACCCCCGGTGGGCGCAATATCCTGCGCGCCCGTCGCGCGCGCGGCCGCAAGAAGCTCTGCGCCTGA
- a CDS encoding alpha/beta hydrolase: MRRSAILAASLFAMFAAPGHAQSFVVRHTVTVEEWVDAGAERLVAARAAALAQGPAYGPFRVIDGRRAALVEATDGASPDYFAALLRDHPDIAVLEMVECPGTDDDGANLRLGRMIRAAGIATHVPAGGSVRSGAVELFLAGRTRAIDDGAEFAVHAWRDSDGLGPGDYGADSPVNRAYLDYYREMGLARPQAFYDMTNAVPNDTARWLTAQDMREWVGEGQPGGTATTAPTAGSAPAIAYLDLDRRFP; encoded by the coding sequence ATGCGCCGGTCCGCGATCCTTGCCGCCAGCCTGTTCGCGATGTTCGCGGCGCCCGGCCACGCGCAAAGCTTCGTCGTCCGTCACACGGTCACGGTAGAGGAATGGGTGGACGCAGGTGCCGAGCGGCTGGTCGCCGCCCGCGCCGCCGCGCTCGCCCAGGGGCCGGCATATGGGCCGTTCCGCGTGATCGACGGGCGCCGCGCTGCGCTGGTCGAAGCGACCGATGGCGCCTCGCCTGACTATTTCGCCGCCTTGCTGCGCGATCACCCGGACATCGCCGTGCTTGAAATGGTCGAGTGCCCCGGAACCGACGATGACGGCGCCAACCTGCGGCTGGGCCGGATGATCCGCGCCGCGGGTATCGCCACGCACGTGCCAGCAGGCGGTTCGGTTCGCTCAGGCGCGGTCGAGCTGTTCCTGGCCGGACGGACCCGCGCGATCGACGATGGGGCGGAGTTCGCGGTCCATGCGTGGCGGGACAGCGACGGGCTGGGTCCGGGCGACTACGGCGCGGATTCGCCGGTCAACCGCGCCTACCTCGATTACTACCGTGAGATGGGCCTGGCGCGGCCGCAGGCGTTCTACGACATGACCAACGCCGTACCGAATGACACCGCCCGCTGGCTCACCGCACAGGACATGCGCGAATGGGTGGGCGAGGGGCAGCCGGGCGGCACGGCGACAACCGCGCCGACTGCGGGCTCCGCGCCGGCGATCGCCTATCTTGACTTGGACCGCCGCTTCCCATAG